The DNA window TTACAGGAAGAAAAGTCTCTTAATTCAAATTCGTCTACTTGTTGTTAAAGTACTGGATGATcactaaagtaaataaacaagcaaacatAATTAACTGAGCAAGCTTATTACCGTAACTCTAAGCAAGACAATTAATTTATAAGATATACAATTTTGCTGACGGACAAATTGTTTCGTGCTAATTGCTAATCAAAAACTAAGCTGATTAAAAAGTATCTGTTTATTTCTCAGGTGTAAAAGTGAATATTGCTTTTGAGATTCAGGTTTGTAGTTTTATGatctaattttaattttgattttatttgttttagtctTAGAAGGGAGAGAATGAAAGATGGGAATGAGAGACTGGCAGACTGCCAGGGAATTAACCCACATAGAAAATGATGAAAGCACAAAATTTCAAGGGTTTGCTCAAACTGCATTATTTTAAGATACAGATAATGGAATGTATTTAGTTggtaaatgaaaacatgaatacatAAAATACTTTACTCATCTAGATCTCCACAGATGGTCAGATCCTGCAGTTCACCAGGATCTGAAGCATACACTTCATAAATTTCCTcagtttttctcactttttacatgttttagaaaataaataaatgtgataaagttTACCTtggtaaatattaaaataatgattttcaATAGAAAATAGCATCCAAACTAAAATTCTAGTTTTGTAGATGATGAATTATTTGCTATTAGACAGATTTTCATAAGGATGATTGGTTTTAGTAGCCACATTGAGTCTTGTTGCCAGATCTATATATTCAAGAAGTCTCTTCagcctgtctgacaacatgaagaaaatcagaaaatcaaaatgtaacaCAGAAACTCAAGAAAGGAGTTCAAGATTATATTCGAGATCAGACAAGAAACAACTTCACTCACATCCTTCAGTCTGAAAAGAGTTACAACACCAGCTTTAAAGATTTGGGTTCTTGTGAATCAGAGCGAGAGCCATTATCCAcagatggagaaaaataaacagtggtGAAATTTCCCAGGTAGGGCGGGTGTACTAAAAGCAATCCAAATATGCATCAACTACTAATTCAGGACGTTACAACACAACTGCAGGCTTACCTTTTCACAGCAAGAGAGAGTGAGAAACAAAGTAGCCCAAAAAACCTTTTGATGATCATAATGACTTTTCAGTACATCTCAAGGAAATGCAGATTTTCAGAGAAAAGTGATCATCCCAGCAGTACTGTGGTGGTCTGAGGCTGCAGTGCTGCTTGGGAAACTCGCTGTAATTGATGGAAAACCCTGAAAGACATTTTCTTGTCATCAGTTAATTTCCTTTAGCTCAAATAAAACTTAAacggttttgtttttggtcaaaataAAGTCAGCACTCTAATGTAATTAAAATGCTGTGGTATGATCTTAGAGAAGAAATTCATGGTGGAAACCCTCTGATGTGGCTAAATTaccatatatttttataaagagCAGAGATCCAAAAAAAACAGACTCATTGCAGTTATCACAAATTCTTTTTATAAGTTGTTTCCACCAGGGCTAGAACAACAGGAACAAGCTTTAAGGGACAATCACTTCTTTGCATGGAGGCACAATTGTCTGGAAAGTAAAACATCAAGTTTTGTATAACATTAAAACTTGATGATCTGAGcttagtaaaacaaaataagggatcaaaaacattttcacagccCTTTAATTGCAAATTGAGCGCAGTGACAGTTTTGACCTTTGCTCCATCCGTGCACCAGGGGTTAAAAGTACCACTTAGATATTCATCCACATATATCAGCCCCTCTGTTCTCAAACAAACATTGTCCTTGGCTTTTTTTCAGCGTTCTGTTTTTGATTCCAAAAGTCACTTTCTGGCTGGAAGGCAAACACAGAAGAACAAACGTCAGTTCAGAACCGTTAGCTTTCCGTCCATACGTCTGTGGCCATGGACATCTGCACATTTTTGCTGCTAATATCGCTCATGTCTCTTCACACTTTCCATGTGAACGGGGAGGGTTTTCTGCTGATGCCCATCGAGCTCGCTCCAGTTCCCTGTAACGACAAAGCTGTGGAGAAGCTTTCTCGCCTGGCTGTCACTTACATCAACGAGGATCGCACCGAAGGCTACAAGTTTGCCCTCAACCGCATCGCCAATGTCTACCTGCACGCTCAGGTCAGGTCAGCAAAAACATCAGCAACTAGCGGGAAGTTCTTCAGCTACACACAAAAAGTACTATAGTATAAATATGTCCAATAGGCTTTTGCAGTGGTTTTGCTGCTCTGGGCCtaataaaagaaacagtaaTGGGACATCTGTAGctaaaaacaacaggaaatatTTGCTGTTTATGCTTCGCTGTAATCAGTTTTCTCTGATGAATCTCACTTTTaatatttgttcaaataaaattccTTTGAAGCCTAATAAAAGATGGTCAGTAGGACTGGAGTAACTATTAATAAAGTCCAGGTCATTTCAGTACACACCTGCCTCTGCAAAGCGGTTTTATGAACTTTACGCTCTGCTGCTGAAGTCTAAGAACTAACTGTGCAATCGATTAGGTTTTAACAGATATTATTTAACCTTCTAACCTAAAagtaatcatttattttcaggGCTATGGCTAAAATCAATATCAGCATATATGAGAGTTTCCATCTATGTGAAGTATACACTCAGCTTTTGCCAGATGTTACAGTGATCAGAAAAAGTCAGTGGCTCATGTAATCTGTGACTTGTGTTTGCATTGTGAATAACAGGGACCAGGAGGTAATGTGTATTACCTGGACCTGGATGTCCTGGAGACCAAATGTCACATCGGGAGTCCAAAACCGTGGAAGCGTTGTGACGTCAGACCCTTCATGGAAACAGTaggacacacaaacacacgaaTGCTTTgttcaaatacaaatatttgcatttgtgcTATACAtctcatgtttttggacttcttcttttcctgcttgaaatattttgtttctgcttgttctgcTAAGCAGTTTGACTCTGCTCTAGCTTGATTTTACTCAAGCTAGGAGCTCATGTTTGCGAGACTTGGTGCTCCCtttgtgttccttttttttggGTTATTTTGAGCTACTTTAGActtatttctgcattttgtcatttaatttgCACTTAGCattctttagtttattttagtcCTATTCTTCACAAATTatattgtgttttggttttgtgaaaccttctttttttgtaataaatcctTTTTAAATTTCACTTGTTTCTCTGGTCACTATGTTACCAGAGAACATAGTGTTCCCTTAGACCTTGAGGTCATCTTGGGGTCATAACAAGCACGAGTGACAAGGGAACTTTAAACTTAATTGGCTTGAGTCATGAAGACATTTGTTCTGCTTTGATGCCAATCTAGGTTCATTTTTGgagatattttttatattaaacattCAAAGCATTTATGACTGAGTGATTAAACCAGAGAACTTGTCTTTCTGATTTCTTTCAGCAAATCTCAGGTAACTGCAACACCACCATTCTGCACACACCTGAGGGTTACTCCTACCTCCACAGCTATGACTGCGCTCTTGTGCCAGGTAAAGCTTTATATTATTAAACACAATGAGCATATTACAGTGACATaacaacatattaaaaaaattaaatacatagcCTTGTTATGCACTGAATGGCTTTGTGCCATATAAACTGTGTTGCTAAAGCTTCAGCTAGtgctaatataaaaaaaactgtaatactCACTACAAACTCAGTAAAAATTGGAACTACAGTTAAAATAGTGGTGCaaatattgcttttttattttccccgaATATTTATTCTGACACTTAAAGATGTAATCATTAACAAAAATATCAACTTGCAGACAAAAGAAGATTGCGCCAAATGTTTGTCTTTCTAAATCAGTTGTGATCAAAACATAATCCACTaatttaaagcttatttcaaTCATTgtccttattttaatttttttattttaatttcacaattttttttctataagcTCTAGCTTGTGTTTTAACCCACATCTTTATAGATCAATAAACCCTATTGCTAGATCTACTAGATGTGCACAAGATCACTCAGGCAAGCTCTTGTCGCTGCAGATCCTCCAGAGAAGCTACTGCAGACTTGTCCAACGTGTCCCGTCCTGCTCTCCGTAGACAGCCCGGTGGCCATGGACACCGCAGGGATCACTCTGGAGGCCTATAAGAGGCAGTCCACTCTGGGCGCTGGGCTTGGCGTGAAACGGGTCACCCGAGCTGCGGCTCAGGTACCGCAGTGGTTAATGCTGGCAGGAAACGAGTCTCTGCTCCTGAATTCATTGCTCAACAATGTATTGAGTGTTAGTTTTATGGGGAAACTACACAGAAGATTAATCTTTGGGTGTGTTTGGGCAGACATTATAGGGCAGGTTTTAGCTTCTTTGGGCCAGTTGAAAACCATTACCACTCAGCAATAACTATAATGCAATGGAAGCACAAGGCTTCAAAGGAtcaatgaagattttttttatgcctttatGGCTTGGCCAGCTTATGTTTGGGGAGCAAATACAGAACAGAATAGTTTCTTTGTAAACTAAATCTTTGTATATTGCCTCTCGTGGTAAATGGCGGTGCAGCTGTGAGATGAAAACTAAAGGGTTATGGCCAATGATGGTCATTACAGgacatttcacataaaaatacaacGGCTCTCCGGCTGACAGTACTTGTGAATGTATTTGTGCAGTTTGTCACATCATTTTATTACACAGAATGTGCCAAAAAAAGCTGTGTTTGTGGAGTACACGGTCCAGCAGTGTCCAGAGGGATTTACGGAGAGAGGGACCTGCCAGCGACTGACTCTCAAATCAGACACACAGGTACTTCAGCAGGCATTAACCCGGTCAAACGTCAAGGGGTCGCTCCATTAGTAACATCTGTGACTaatgtatattatttttatgtttatttgcacacatatatttttttacaatccTCAGAGATTACCCTGCtggaaaatattatatatatccCACCAATCTCCAAAAatggaaagacaagaaaacatgctTTTTAACTAATGCagatacaataaaatatatttttcttgtttctgcatTAGTTAGATCCTTTTTAGagttttcagtcagttttctCAGTGTGAAATTGTTAGGTGAGCAAACAAATGTACAAGGTGCTGTTATTCCTAGCAAAAACTTCTACAACCTCAGTCtaaaattaacaataataataaataagcgAACCAACACACAAGTAGACACCCAACAAAGAATGAATTTGCTGTGTTCTATGAATAGATTAAACAAAGTTGTTCCAGAGAGTAAATAATGCTGTCAACTCTCCTAACATTTTGAAGGTAATTAATGTTGCCAAAGCTTCAGTTTGTATCTCATTTGTTGTCACCTGAGCAGTTCCTGGACATGTTCCTTTTTAAACATGACAACTTATTCTCTATTTTTAAGCTTTGTGTTGTGAAAAGGCTTCAgtgtaggattttttttcttactacaAAACTTTGACAGGATTTAGAATTATGCTGACACTCcatgtaaatatttgaacaactgctaaaaaaataaattgtcttttttccccttccctCAGACGGCAGGTTTCTGTGCAGGATCCGTGTACGGAGATGTGAGCAAATACCCGGATGTCCAGGTGTCCTGTGAGATGTATAAAATACAGGtacaaaaaagttaatgttCTATTGTTCTGTTGTATTTTACACCACATTATAGAAGTCATTTCCATTGGAAACAATACAAATCAGTAATCAGCGTgattaaaataaagagaaagcATAAATAGAAAAGTCTGTCgacatttttcaacaaaatttgttcatttacaattaaacaaatgtttattgaatagcttttttacaaacaaaatggcaatagaaatattaaaagaacCATGTGACATGAAATTACTTAGAAATTTAACGCATTCA is part of the Xiphophorus hellerii strain 12219 chromosome 9, Xiphophorus_hellerii-4.1, whole genome shotgun sequence genome and encodes:
- the LOC116726030 gene encoding alpha-2-HS-glycoprotein, with amino-acid sequence MDICTFLLLISLMSLHTFHVNGEGFLLMPIELAPVPCNDKAVEKLSRLAVTYINEDRTEGYKFALNRIANVYLHAQGPGGNVYYLDLDVLETKCHIGSPKPWKRCDVRPFMETQISGNCNTTILHTPEGYSYLHSYDCALVPDPPEKLLQTCPTCPVLLSVDSPVAMDTAGITLEAYKRQSTLGAGLGVKRVTRAAAQNVPKKAVFVEYTVQQCPEGFTERGTCQRLTLKSDTQTAGFCAGSVYGDVSKYPDVQVSCEMYKIQNVDMVQPVKPQVHDLPTDAMIPTFPPLPDDPVIDLQPIPSDPPTPDVAQPALIDPKATPSLPTDPPVVANPSVLLSSSSESAERIVQQNTGTLDSSSEEIGVLVARRPPFNFRYPRHKRDKRQSLTETSPSHSPVFLSDFPSGSSPFRSCPGPARYATV